One window from the genome of Echinicola vietnamensis DSM 17526 encodes:
- the traN gene encoding conjugative transposon protein TraN encodes MKKLCLLSLIALCFVSLAFAQIHPKAVLAPYPVEVGWDQTTVLIFPGKIKSADRGNGNVLAQKDAYAANVLKLKAGKRGFSESNLHVVTDRGKVYPFTVRYNPKPDKLTIDIGKQQQVEAAVAVLENTDIGPEQLERLSGKVFQEKGFLYRSDKNGKIKLRLAGIYSHKEVLFFLFELKNRSRIAYPIQQWRFTVQDRKQVKRTAERHVALTPLCMHYEKAKGMDGKGENRLVVAFPQFTIADAKKMVVRLFEENGDRSPVLSIKGKHLLKARPIINPQNQ; translated from the coding sequence ATGAAAAAGCTGTGTTTATTATCGCTAATAGCCTTGTGCTTTGTCAGCCTGGCCTTCGCCCAGATCCACCCCAAAGCGGTGCTTGCCCCTTACCCGGTAGAAGTAGGATGGGACCAGACTACCGTACTGATCTTTCCGGGAAAGATAAAAAGTGCCGACCGCGGCAACGGGAATGTCCTCGCACAAAAAGACGCCTATGCCGCCAATGTATTGAAGCTAAAGGCGGGCAAACGGGGATTTTCTGAAAGTAACCTTCACGTGGTCACCGACCGGGGGAAGGTCTATCCTTTTACCGTGCGCTACAATCCCAAACCGGACAAGCTCACCATTGACATCGGAAAACAACAGCAGGTGGAAGCGGCGGTGGCTGTGCTTGAAAATACGGACATCGGCCCGGAACAGCTGGAAAGGTTGAGCGGGAAGGTATTTCAGGAAAAAGGCTTTCTGTACCGCTCGGATAAAAACGGGAAAATAAAGCTGCGCCTTGCGGGGATCTACTCCCATAAAGAAGTATTGTTTTTCCTGTTTGAATTGAAAAACCGCAGCCGCATAGCCTATCCCATACAGCAATGGCGCTTTACTGTCCAGGATCGCAAGCAGGTCAAGCGGACCGCCGAGCGCCACGTGGCCCTTACACCTTTATGCATGCATTATGAAAAGGCAAAAGGGATGGACGGAAAAGGTGAAAATCGCCTGGTGGTGGCCTTCCCCCAATTTACCATTGCCGATGCCAAGAAAATGGTGGTACGCCTATTTGAAGAAAACGGTGACCGAAGCCCCGTGCTGTCCATCAAAGGGAAGCACCTGTTGAAGGCAAGGCCCATTATTAACCCTCAAAATCAATAG
- the traJ gene encoding conjugative transposon protein TraJ, translated as MKKTVLLIFVLGVLPAISQAQDIESMRRVLDGLYDEMVPLASRLITVARALAGFAAMWYIASRIWGHIARAEPIDVYPLLRPFAIGLAIMLFPMVLALVNGLMDPIVEATAEMTGSTYEAIERHIDQTNAHDMNIRPPGSHTQDEYTYPEDSEDVSAMERLATSIFTLNLGNIVHQVVAWLLQILFYAAALCINTLRTFQLIVLSILGPIVFGLSVFDGFHHTLKAWFARYINVSLWLPVANIFGAIIARIQLNMMQMDADFMSSIGYLVFMVIAIMGYFTVPNVASFIVQPGGRDALLGKSSSIAKQGAQASAKAAATIAKSTL; from the coding sequence ATGAAAAAAACCGTTCTTTTGATTTTCGTATTAGGGGTACTCCCGGCCATTTCCCAGGCGCAGGATATTGAAAGCATGCGCCGGGTGCTCGACGGGCTGTATGATGAGATGGTGCCCCTGGCCTCACGCCTTATCACCGTGGCCCGTGCCCTGGCGGGATTTGCCGCCATGTGGTACATCGCCTCCCGCATCTGGGGGCACATCGCCCGGGCAGAGCCCATCGATGTTTACCCATTATTGCGCCCCTTTGCCATCGGGCTGGCCATTATGCTTTTCCCCATGGTGCTCGCCCTGGTCAACGGGCTGATGGACCCCATCGTGGAGGCTACCGCAGAGATGACAGGAAGTACCTATGAGGCCATTGAACGCCACATCGACCAGACCAATGCCCACGATATGAACATCCGCCCGCCGGGAAGCCACACCCAGGACGAGTACACCTACCCGGAAGACAGTGAAGATGTCAGTGCCATGGAACGGCTGGCCACTTCCATCTTTACCCTCAACCTCGGAAACATCGTCCATCAGGTGGTTGCCTGGCTTTTGCAGATCCTCTTCTATGCCGCCGCCCTCTGTATCAATACGCTCAGGACATTCCAGCTTATTGTCCTGTCCATTCTGGGCCCCATTGTCTTTGGACTGTCGGTATTCGATGGCTTTCACCACACCTTAAAAGCGTGGTTCGCCCGCTATATCAACGTGAGCCTCTGGCTGCCCGTCGCCAATATCTTCGGGGCCATCATCGCCCGTATACAGCTCAACATGATGCAGATGGACGCCGATTTTATGTCTTCCATCGGCTACCTGGTCTTTATGGTCATTGCCATTATGGGCTACTTTACCGTGCCCAATGTCGCTTCCTTTATCGTGCAGCCCGGAGGAAGGGATGCCCTGCTCGGAAAGTCCAGCTCCATAGCGAAGCAGGGAGCACAGGCCTCTGCCAAAGCAGCTGCCACCATCGCCAAATCCACCCTTTAG
- the traM gene encoding conjugative transposon protein TraM, producing the protein MNDEKLKRQRRFMLVLPLLTLPFVTLAFWALGGGNPGRPVEKNSSPGLNMTLPEAELSEDTALGDKMSMYQKADKKAALRKEQMRLDPFAEEIEPREKQQENLPKEEAAPQSHPSLEAMEAEVQQKLTSLQKAVDHPAPPVQRASAVPISRPERPSLDADLDRLEQMMQSMSAPAAQDPELQQIDGMLEKILDVQHPERVRQKLEAYRDQRQGKTFAVSRTKNTASENEIPLSERKRVSSETNRFYGLEESPSNAVGTVKSAIPAIVHEDQELVSGASLKMELTEKVFIGGITIPEGTLVFGTCKVNGERLNVEVEAIRNGHTILPVKLKVYDMDALPGIRVPGAITRKSAKEGAGDALQGMQTMSYDPSWQAQAASAGMETVKGLFSKKAKLVKVKVKAGHPLLLVDQNTSQP; encoded by the coding sequence ATGAACGATGAAAAATTAAAACGGCAGCGCCGCTTTATGCTGGTGCTGCCATTACTGACCCTGCCCTTTGTCACCCTGGCCTTTTGGGCGCTGGGTGGCGGAAATCCCGGCCGTCCCGTCGAAAAAAACAGCAGCCCGGGACTGAACATGACCCTTCCCGAAGCGGAGCTCAGCGAGGATACCGCCCTGGGAGACAAGATGAGCATGTACCAAAAGGCGGACAAGAAAGCGGCCCTGCGCAAGGAACAAATGCGCCTGGACCCTTTTGCGGAAGAAATTGAACCCCGGGAAAAGCAACAGGAAAATCTTCCCAAAGAAGAAGCTGCTCCGCAAAGCCATCCCTCCCTGGAGGCCATGGAAGCCGAAGTGCAGCAGAAGTTAACCTCCCTGCAAAAAGCGGTGGACCACCCGGCACCGCCCGTGCAAAGGGCATCGGCTGTTCCGATATCCCGACCGGAGCGCCCCTCTCTGGATGCCGACCTGGACCGCCTGGAGCAAATGATGCAAAGTATGTCCGCTCCTGCAGCCCAGGACCCGGAACTGCAGCAAATAGACGGAATGCTCGAAAAGATCCTCGATGTGCAACACCCCGAAAGGGTACGCCAAAAGCTGGAAGCCTACCGTGACCAAAGACAGGGGAAAACCTTTGCGGTCAGCAGGACAAAAAATACCGCTTCGGAAAACGAAATCCCCCTTTCGGAAAGAAAAAGGGTCTCTTCGGAAACCAACCGCTTCTATGGACTCGAAGAATCTCCCTCCAATGCTGTCGGGACGGTAAAGTCCGCTATCCCCGCCATTGTCCATGAAGACCAGGAATTGGTATCGGGGGCAAGCCTTAAAATGGAACTTACCGAAAAAGTCTTTATTGGCGGGATCACCATCCCGGAAGGCACCCTGGTGTTCGGCACCTGCAAGGTCAACGGGGAACGGCTTAACGTGGAAGTTGAAGCCATACGCAACGGGCACACCATCCTCCCGGTAAAGCTCAAAGTCTACGACATGGATGCCCTGCCCGGAATACGGGTGCCGGGAGCCATTACCCGAAAGTCCGCCAAAGAAGGGGCCGGCGATGCCCTGCAGGGTATGCAGACCATGAGCTATGATCCTTCCTGGCAGGCGCAGGCAGCCTCCGCCGGAATGGAGACCGTCAAAGGCCTGTTTTCCAAAAAGGCCAAACTCGTTAAGGTCAAAGTGAAAGCCGGCCACCCTCTTCTTTTGGTCGATCAGAATACTTCTCAACCCTAA
- a CDS encoding JAB domain-containing protein, producing the protein METSKNQWKAAEVKLTYRNKVKASERSKIGSSKDAYKLLLKNWDKDQIEFVEEFKVILLNSANQVLGIFNASVGGRSGTMADPRVIFAVALKTAANAIILAHNHPSGSLKKSQPDKSLTDKLAAAGSFLDISVLDHLIITREGYYSFADNGEL; encoded by the coding sequence ATGGAAACGTCAAAAAATCAATGGAAAGCCGCCGAAGTCAAACTGACCTACCGCAATAAGGTCAAAGCCAGTGAACGGTCTAAAATAGGATCGAGTAAAGATGCCTATAAGCTCCTGTTGAAAAACTGGGATAAAGACCAAATTGAATTTGTGGAAGAGTTTAAAGTGATCCTGTTGAATTCCGCTAACCAGGTCCTGGGAATATTTAATGCGAGCGTTGGCGGAAGAAGCGGGACAATGGCCGATCCCAGGGTGATCTTTGCCGTGGCTCTCAAAACAGCTGCAAACGCCATAATTTTAGCGCATAATCACCCCAGTGGTTCCCTGAAGAAAAGCCAACCGGATAAAAGCCTGACCGATAAGCTGGCTGCAGCCGGAAGTTTTTTGGATATATCCGTACTGGACCACCTGATCATAACCCGGGAAGGATATTATTCCTTTGCCGATAACGGGGAGCTGTAA
- the traK gene encoding conjugative transposon protein TraK: MFKNLQNIDTAFKHIRLFAFGIMAGSILIAGFISFKAFRMVQSTQERIYILAEGKALEAFAAQRRDNIPVEARDHVKMFHHYFFTLSPDDRHIKEQVGKSLYMADGSAKAAYDNLRESGYYTRMVSANINQTIHMDSIAIDTDFHPYRFTYYGTQRIIRPTSVVTRRLVTEGRLRHVDRSDRNPHGFLIERWETLSNENLNVEKR, from the coding sequence ATGTTTAAAAACCTTCAGAACATAGACACCGCCTTTAAGCATATCCGCCTGTTTGCCTTTGGCATTATGGCCGGATCGATCCTGATTGCCGGGTTTATCAGCTTTAAGGCCTTCCGGATGGTGCAATCCACACAGGAAAGGATATATATCCTGGCCGAGGGAAAAGCACTGGAAGCCTTCGCCGCACAGCGGCGGGACAACATCCCCGTGGAAGCCCGGGACCATGTAAAGATGTTCCACCATTACTTCTTCACCTTATCCCCCGACGACCGGCATATCAAAGAGCAGGTAGGCAAAAGCCTTTATATGGCCGACGGATCGGCAAAGGCTGCTTACGATAACTTACGCGAAAGCGGGTACTACACCCGTATGGTATCGGCCAACATCAACCAGACCATACACATGGACAGCATTGCCATAGACACGGATTTTCATCCCTACCGCTTTACTTATTACGGCACGCAGCGCATCATACGCCCCACATCGGTGGTTACCCGAAGACTGGTCACGGAAGGGCGGCTGCGCCACGTGGACCGCAGCGACCGCAATCCCCACGGCTTTTTGATCGAACGCTGGGAAACCCTTAGCAATGAAAACCTGAACGTGGAAAAGCGATGA
- the qatD gene encoding Qat anti-phage system TatD family nuclease QatD codes for MINAIDTHFHLDLYPRPADLLADIENNRIYAIAVTNTPSVYHFTQKICENKKYVRPALGLHPELAEERYRELGQFEDLLKTTRYIGEIGLDLINRCPDSSKTAQTKVFQKIIDLCATEGNKVLTVHSRGSESEVIERIGKNYPGKVILHWYSGSLKNMELALSYGFYFSVNSSMCRSKNGRKIIQSIPDSRLLTESDGPFITNKSMVNSPLNIDHTIAHISEIVKKPSQEVSKSIYENFKAVLESKNLR; via the coding sequence ATGATAAATGCCATAGATACGCATTTCCATCTGGATCTTTATCCAAGACCAGCTGATTTATTAGCAGATATCGAAAATAACAGGATTTACGCCATAGCTGTTACCAATACACCCTCTGTTTATCACTTTACCCAAAAGATTTGTGAAAACAAAAAATATGTTCGACCTGCTCTTGGACTTCATCCTGAATTGGCGGAAGAAAGATATCGGGAACTAGGTCAATTTGAAGACCTTTTGAAAACAACCAGGTATATCGGTGAAATAGGTTTAGATCTTATTAATCGTTGTCCAGATTCTTCAAAAACTGCGCAAACTAAAGTTTTCCAAAAAATAATTGACCTATGCGCAACTGAAGGGAATAAAGTATTAACAGTACATTCAAGAGGAAGTGAGTCTGAAGTGATAGAAAGGATAGGTAAAAACTATCCTGGGAAGGTTATACTTCATTGGTATTCTGGGAGTTTGAAAAATATGGAGCTAGCTTTGAGTTATGGTTTTTATTTTTCAGTTAACTCATCTATGTGTAGGTCGAAAAATGGACGAAAAATAATCCAGAGCATTCCTGATTCAAGGCTATTAACCGAGTCTGATGGGCCGTTCATCACCAATAAATCGATGGTAAATTCTCCCCTAAATATAGATCACACAATAGCCCATATCTCTGAAATAGTGAAAAAGCCATCTCAGGAAGTTTCTAAATCTATTTATGAGAACTTTAAAGCTGTCTTAGAATCAAAGAATTTGAGATAA
- a CDS encoding DUF932 domain-containing protein, with protein MGHNIHFNESTGRHSFFSVKKPAWHKLGQVVEDYPTSKEAIQFAGLDYKVVKTPLFTTTSQMAVGEEGLNHQDLSLPVHSHFATMREDNHTVLGVVGKDYKVVQNADAFAFFDAIVKEGKGIKYETAGALGNGERIFITAKLSGNIRVGKDDLIDQYIFLTTSHDGTGSITAAFTPVRIVCQNTLNAAMGKLSRVVRIRHTSGAKERLAQAHKLMGIVTQSAQAMLQTFDRWAKVKITDRQVKRLIQQALAPNKETLGKLHRGEVEDLSTNFKNQCEDAFAYALMSEAQQMPTTKGTVFGAYNAVTGYFQNVRSFKSEEDKTKSILLGGTAQIKGQRAFNLCGEFVKHGEEALN; from the coding sequence ATGGGACACAACATTCATTTCAACGAAAGCACAGGACGTCACAGCTTTTTCTCCGTGAAGAAGCCCGCATGGCACAAGCTCGGACAGGTGGTGGAAGATTACCCCACCAGTAAAGAGGCCATCCAATTTGCCGGGCTGGATTATAAGGTGGTCAAAACACCCTTGTTTACCACCACCTCCCAAATGGCTGTGGGAGAAGAGGGGCTGAATCATCAGGACCTTTCACTGCCCGTTCATTCCCATTTTGCCACCATGCGGGAAGATAACCATACCGTATTGGGTGTAGTGGGCAAAGATTACAAGGTGGTACAGAATGCCGATGCCTTCGCCTTTTTCGATGCCATCGTCAAGGAAGGCAAAGGGATAAAATATGAAACCGCCGGAGCTCTCGGCAATGGGGAGCGGATCTTCATCACCGCCAAACTGTCCGGCAATATCAGGGTAGGTAAGGACGACCTGATCGACCAGTACATCTTTTTGACCACCTCCCACGATGGAACGGGCAGCATCACTGCCGCCTTTACGCCCGTGCGGATCGTTTGTCAGAACACCTTGAATGCGGCCATGGGCAAACTGTCCCGGGTGGTTAGGATTCGGCACACTTCCGGGGCGAAAGAACGACTGGCGCAGGCACACAAGCTCATGGGTATCGTAACCCAATCAGCACAGGCCATGCTGCAAACCTTTGACCGGTGGGCTAAAGTGAAAATCACCGACAGACAGGTAAAACGCCTCATTCAACAGGCATTGGCACCCAATAAGGAAACACTGGGCAAGTTGCACAGGGGTGAGGTAGAAGACCTTTCAACAAACTTTAAAAATCAATGTGAAGACGCTTTTGCCTATGCCCTTATGAGCGAAGCTCAACAAATGCCAACTACTAAGGGAACCGTGTTTGGGGCATACAACGCCGTCACCGGGTATTTTCAAAATGTGCGGTCCTTTAAATCGGAGGAGGATAAAACCAAATCCATTCTACTGGGCGGTACCGCCCAGATCAAAGGGCAACGGGCATTTAACCTGTGTGGAGAGTTCGTAAAACATGGGGAGGAAGCGTTAAACTGA
- a CDS encoding KAP family P-loop NTPase fold protein yields MWSDNDTVIDLLDYQYLISATENIISNDTLLPCTIGIYGDWGSGKSSLMRMVEESLRSDDKILTIKFNGWLFEGYEDAKSVLMGTILEEIGENRTLKGDAKKLFSKMLKQVDYMKVAKSLVKHGISFAAGGPAGLAITGMGDLISLAQKINPQDYVKAEEDTSKESLRMSIRKFHEDFSKLLQDLKIEKLVIFIDDLDRCNTDTVIDTLEAIKLFLYVPNSAFVICADEKIIEYAVRRRFPEIPGRGLEVASAYLEKLIQFPIRLPRLNETELETYINLLFAQLYVEHTHFQKICKEVIYEKSAEELQSKKLDHDYLAKALPSVSEELQKAMLLTRQITPILTVGLDGNPRQSKRFMNMLMMRIGMANSKKIELEIRILAKLMLLEYFKKETFIKLHEYQAEQGGKPKEIRLLEARLIADKNKNSENKIETVSIIPEVEIWEKDDWITQWVNTEPKLTDVDLGPYFYFSRDRLNSMYSTKQQMSSQALTVYHDLVSGSDVYEKKSLQEASSLSPSDSSSIFEELKEKLLQESNGSASTQNFKLLFGWTNVRKELTSQLLTFLKGIPHETIPTLAVTELLKVIKGTAFEKDGTDIIKEWAQSESNKDLSKIASNRIKPKK; encoded by the coding sequence ATGTGGAGTGATAATGATACCGTTATAGACCTTTTAGATTATCAATACCTGATATCAGCAACTGAAAACATAATTTCCAATGATACTTTGCTCCCCTGTACAATAGGTATTTATGGAGACTGGGGAAGTGGAAAATCCAGCCTTATGCGGATGGTTGAAGAATCTTTACGTAGCGATGATAAGATTCTTACTATTAAGTTTAACGGATGGCTGTTTGAAGGATATGAGGACGCCAAGTCTGTTCTCATGGGAACGATCCTTGAAGAAATTGGCGAAAACCGAACGTTAAAAGGAGATGCCAAGAAACTCTTCTCTAAAATGCTCAAACAGGTGGATTATATGAAGGTTGCCAAGAGTCTCGTAAAGCATGGGATAAGTTTTGCTGCTGGAGGACCAGCAGGGTTGGCCATAACAGGAATGGGAGATTTAATTTCTCTGGCACAGAAAATAAATCCACAAGACTATGTTAAGGCAGAGGAGGATACCTCAAAAGAATCGCTTCGAATGAGTATCAGAAAATTTCATGAAGACTTTTCCAAATTACTGCAAGATTTGAAAATTGAGAAACTTGTCATATTTATTGATGACTTGGATCGATGTAATACGGATACTGTTATAGATACATTAGAAGCAATTAAACTATTTCTATATGTCCCAAACTCTGCCTTTGTTATTTGTGCAGACGAAAAAATAATTGAGTACGCTGTACGAAGAAGGTTTCCAGAAATTCCAGGACGTGGTTTAGAGGTTGCAAGTGCTTATCTCGAAAAGTTAATTCAGTTCCCCATCAGGCTTCCAAGACTAAATGAAACAGAATTGGAGACATACATTAACCTCCTTTTTGCCCAACTTTATGTTGAACATACGCATTTTCAAAAAATTTGTAAAGAGGTGATTTATGAAAAGTCCGCAGAAGAACTACAAAGTAAAAAGCTGGATCATGACTATCTAGCTAAGGCATTACCATCTGTCTCAGAGGAGCTTCAAAAAGCTATGCTTCTTACCCGACAGATAACTCCCATTTTAACAGTTGGCTTAGATGGAAACCCTCGCCAATCAAAGAGATTCATGAACATGCTTATGATGCGAATTGGAATGGCTAATTCGAAGAAAATCGAATTGGAAATTCGCATTTTAGCAAAACTCATGTTATTGGAGTACTTTAAAAAGGAAACCTTTATTAAACTGCATGAATATCAAGCTGAACAAGGAGGAAAACCAAAGGAAATCAGACTTTTGGAAGCTCGGTTGATTGCGGATAAAAACAAAAATTCAGAAAACAAGATAGAAACTGTTTCAATAATCCCGGAAGTTGAAATATGGGAGAAAGATGATTGGATCACGCAATGGGTGAATACAGAACCAAAACTGACTGATGTAGACCTAGGGCCATATTTTTATTTTTCGAGAGATCGGCTTAATTCAATGTATAGTACAAAGCAGCAGATGAGTTCTCAAGCCTTGACTGTTTACCATGACCTAGTAAGTGGTAGTGATGTGTATGAGAAAAAGTCGCTTCAGGAGGCCTCAAGCCTCAGTCCTTCAGATTCATCTTCAATATTCGAAGAATTAAAGGAAAAGCTCCTTCAAGAAAGTAATGGCAGTGCCTCGACACAGAACTTTAAATTGCTTTTTGGCTGGACAAATGTTAGAAAGGAATTAACGTCACAACTACTTACTTTCTTAAAGGGAATTCCTCATGAGACTATACCAACATTAGCTGTCACCGAACTTTTAAAAGTTATAAAAGGAACTGCATTTGAAAAAGATGGAACGGATATAATAAAGGAATGGGCCCAAAGTGAATCCAATAAGGATTTAAGTAAGATTGCCTCAAATAGAATAAAACCAAAGAAATAA
- the qatC gene encoding Qat anti-phage system QueC-like protein QatC, whose translation MKTFNIIFRDHKDDKFEITETNNSKCIYIPSGNNKISDKSLQDNISWLIKEKHLKPSDEVTEFLNAAVSVYTADQLVSRDQHGFQNWSRYLKLYLPVVNLDKWKHAKEDFQSALNFLTGDHWELFLRRRQSGPHTPKKSESDTNISKVSLLSGGLDSFIGVTDLLASGHDIAVVGHHKSQGFENMTQTRIINLLTSEFKDRKIEQFLFNAQPVQLNNKYGKEPSSRSRSILFIALGITVANSFGNDIPLYIPENGLISLNIPLTFSRIGSSSTRTTHPHFLMLLRNVLDNLGIDNKIINPYQYCTKGEMIRDTKGPDFIKKHFNESVSCAHPNSKNVNVKRKNSTNQKNCGYCTPCIIRRAALKFADLDDDKYYVYEMNESQLPHKDDIGRDYRAFKMAIARLKKDKPKLSLHVLRSGPLPNKKDDLLKYVGVYERGMKEVEDLIK comes from the coding sequence ATGAAAACCTTTAATATAATTTTTCGAGACCATAAAGATGACAAGTTCGAAATAACTGAGACGAATAATTCTAAATGCATATATATTCCCTCTGGAAACAATAAAATATCTGATAAAAGCCTACAGGATAATATTAGTTGGCTTATAAAAGAAAAGCATCTAAAACCATCAGATGAGGTTACTGAATTCTTAAATGCCGCAGTATCAGTATACACTGCAGATCAGTTAGTTTCCAGAGATCAACACGGTTTCCAAAACTGGAGCAGGTATCTGAAGCTTTATCTACCTGTTGTTAATCTAGATAAATGGAAACATGCAAAAGAAGATTTTCAAAGTGCTTTAAATTTTCTTACCGGGGACCATTGGGAATTATTTTTAAGGAGGCGCCAATCCGGCCCTCACACGCCGAAAAAATCAGAATCAGATACAAACATTTCAAAAGTATCACTGCTTTCGGGGGGACTGGATTCTTTTATTGGCGTTACGGATTTACTTGCTTCCGGTCATGATATTGCGGTTGTGGGACATCATAAATCTCAAGGCTTTGAGAATATGACCCAAACCCGGATAATAAATTTATTGACGTCGGAATTTAAAGACCGAAAGATTGAGCAATTCTTATTTAATGCACAACCTGTACAGCTAAATAATAAATATGGAAAGGAGCCATCATCCAGATCACGGTCAATCTTGTTTATAGCACTTGGTATTACCGTTGCAAATTCATTTGGAAATGATATTCCTCTTTATATTCCCGAGAATGGTTTAATCTCATTAAATATTCCCTTAACGTTTTCAAGAATTGGGAGTTCGAGTACCAGAACAACCCATCCTCACTTTCTCATGCTGTTAAGGAACGTTCTTGATAATTTGGGAATTGATAACAAGATCATTAACCCTTACCAGTATTGTACTAAGGGAGAAATGATAAGAGATACCAAAGGTCCTGATTTCATAAAGAAACATTTTAATGAGTCGGTTTCTTGCGCCCATCCTAATTCCAAGAATGTAAATGTGAAAAGGAAAAATTCAACAAATCAAAAGAATTGTGGATATTGCACCCCCTGCATCATTAGAAGGGCAGCGTTAAAGTTTGCTGATTTAGATGATGATAAATATTACGTGTACGAGATGAACGAGTCTCAGTTGCCTCACAAAGATGATATTGGCCGTGATTATAGAGCCTTTAAAATGGCAATTGCAAGATTAAAGAAAGACAAACCTAAGCTATCTCTTCATGTACTTCGATCTGGACCGCTACCAAACAAAAAAGATGATCTTTTAAAATATGTAGGAGTATATGAAAGAGGAATGAAAGAAGTAGAAGATCTTATTAAATAG
- the qatB gene encoding Qat anti-phage system associated protein QatB yields the protein MGTSSSFGGPKGKSPLLPPWAPNGDSPDSNNNDNDPEKGDAPKKENNENDLSKNYSGAKRALSRYINNATGITVKHAARSYVRSLGGAKKASRSSSGGKRAIANLGGVLGSIASRGLEQTLTNLGLQDLIGKSAEIVFAGIVDAIAPVGTTNEEADARQAIIDALDKLYDKFKLDDNNINKLDSLSESDIKEAILDGIKAYIYERWLQELSLCIEKNSMTPRDAIKKEADIKEYISSSVEYDFVDVDVLNIDFSQGSGKETIENIFQEAYQTLES from the coding sequence ATGGGAACTTCAAGTTCATTTGGAGGACCAAAAGGGAAATCTCCTCTTCTTCCTCCCTGGGCACCAAATGGTGACTCCCCTGACTCTAACAACAATGATAACGATCCTGAAAAAGGTGATGCACCAAAGAAAGAAAATAATGAAAATGATCTTTCAAAGAATTACTCCGGAGCGAAACGAGCGTTATCCCGCTATATAAATAATGCTACCGGAATTACGGTGAAACATGCCGCAAGATCCTATGTCAGGTCTCTAGGGGGAGCAAAAAAAGCTTCTCGATCATCAAGTGGAGGTAAAAGAGCGATTGCCAATTTAGGAGGCGTTTTAGGAAGTATAGCGAGCAGGGGGCTTGAACAGACATTAACTAACCTTGGTCTTCAAGATTTAATTGGGAAATCTGCTGAAATTGTTTTTGCAGGAATCGTTGATGCTATTGCTCCGGTTGGCACAACCAATGAAGAAGCCGATGCCAGGCAAGCTATTATAGATGCATTGGATAAACTCTATGACAAATTTAAACTTGATGATAATAACATTAACAAATTAGATTCTTTAAGCGAAAGTGATATTAAGGAAGCCATTTTGGATGGGATCAAGGCATATATATATGAACGCTGGTTGCAGGAACTTAGCTTGTGTATTGAAAAGAACAGCATGACACCCAGAGATGCAATTAAGAAAGAGGCAGACATAAAAGAGTATATCTCATCTAGTGTTGAATATGACTTTGTAGATGTGGATGTCTTAAATATAGATTTCTCCCAAGGAAGTGGTAAAGAAACAATCGAAAATATTTTCCAGGAAGCTTATCAAACGTTAGAATCATGA